In the Lactobacillus paragasseri genome, GTTATCTTTAAGCCGATTATCAAAGCTTTATTTGATAAGGAAAAGGAAGAAGCAGAGGGCGCAACAATTAACATTGATGAGTTCCGAAAAAAGTATTGCGGAGGTAAAGGTCAAGAGTGGGTAAGGTTGTATGTTTTCGATAAGTTTAAAAAGGAAATTGATTTCGAAAATGGTGGTTTTGTAGTTAACCCACACAACGGCAAGAAAACAATCATTTTTAGAAAAGACGCTAAAAAGTGGATTGAAGAAAACTATCACCGCATTGATTGGAATGCAAGTATTAAGAAAGATTTTGGGAGGT is a window encoding:
- a CDS encoding DUF771 domain-containing protein — protein: MPELINKDALIVIFKPIIKALFDKEKEEAEGATINIDEFRKKYCGGKGQEWVRLYVFDKFKKEIDFENGGFVVNPHNGKKTIIFRKDAKKWIEENYHRIDWNASIKKDFGR